Proteins co-encoded in one Oncorhynchus kisutch isolate 150728-3 linkage group LG1, Okis_V2, whole genome shotgun sequence genomic window:
- the LOC109892114 gene encoding neuronal vesicle trafficking-associated protein 1 → MVKLGNNLSDKNNAKTVSEDGFDTIPLITPLDASQLQFPVLDKVVVKTKTDYDGEHKKSKLHTPKIAAFSISIIEGVSERLKVTLLVICALAFLVCVMFLVVYKVYQYEQPCPDGFMYTQGRCMPAGIYGYYPPGGRGRLFTIINHYNMAKQTITRSVSPWMTVMSEEKITQQETETHQKLA, encoded by the exons ATGGTTAAATTGGGGAATAATTTAAGTGACAAAAACAACGCCAAAACCGTCTCAGAAGATGGATTCGACACCATTCCCCTCATAACACCCTTAGATGCCAGTCAACTGCAGTTCCCTGTACTCGACAAG GTGGTGGTAAAGACCAAAACAGACTATGATGGGGAGCACAAGAAGAGCAAGCTGCACACACCCAAGATAGCAGCTTTCTCAATAAGCATCATTGAAGGGGTATCTGAGCGACTCAAA GTCACTCTGCTGGTGATTTGTGCTTTGGCATTTCTGGTCTGCGTGATGTTTCTGGTGGTCTATAAAGTTTACCAGTATGAGCAGCCCTGTCCAGATGGCTTCATGTACACG caAGGTCGGTGCATGCCGGCGGGGATATACGGCTACTACCCCCCTGGTGGTCGCGGGCGTCTCTTCACCATCATCAACCACTACAACATGGCCAAGCAGACCATCACCCGGTCCGTGTCCCCGTGGATGACCGTCATGTCAGAGGAGAAGATCACCCAGCAGGAGACCGAGACCCACCAGAAGCTGGCCTAA
- the lyar gene encoding cell growth-regulating nucleolar protein has product MVFFTCNACGESLKKAQVEKHVNMCRGCEILSCIDCGKDFWGNDYKNHIKCISEDQKYGGKGYEAKSNKGDVKQQQWIQRIQEAMNKPGIGAKLKDVLNQVSSYDNVPRKKSKFQNWMKNSLKIHNPTLHDQVWDIFSAATSSLAPEAPNQTEEPRQSVAESKTETNGSHQNGTSEEPPPEKKKLNKRERKEARQKKSGKKEKKAPENGSTEEEEASAGKRKDKKRKRISEEDGEQKGHDAGGEVTTKKRKTSKKDSSEDDQNTEAAEEEAEGAAGEASSKGKFNWKGTIKAVLKQSPEEGLAVKKLRKKVLSAYYSFSGEGNFKSEEELLALFNKKIKGNPKFRELKDKVRLVK; this is encoded by the exons ATGGTCTTCTTCACGTGCAATGCGTGTGGTGAATCACTAAAGAAAGCCCAAGTCGAAAAACATGTGAACATGTGCCGTGGATGTGAAATTTTGTCATGCATTGACTGCGGGAAAGACTTTTG GGGAAATGACTACAAGAACCACATCAAATGCATCAGCGAGGATCAGAAGTATGGGGGCAAGGGCTATGAGGCTAAGTCCAACAAAGGGGATGTCAAACAGCAACAATGGATTCAA AGGATCCAAGAAGCCATGAACAAACCAGGAATCGGTGCCAAGCTGAAAGATGTTCTAAATCAAGTCAGTTCGTATGACAACGTCCCACGAAAGAAGTCGAAGTTCCAG AACTGGATGAAGAACAGTCTGAAGATCCACAATCCCACACTGCATGACCAGGTGTGGGACATCTTTTCAGCAGCAACCAGCAGC CTGGCTCCCGAAGCCCCGAATCAGACTGAGGAACCCAGGCAGTCTGTTGCTGAAAGCAAGACCGAGACTAATGGGAGCCATCAGAATGGCACATCGGAGGAGCCACCACCAGAGAAGAAGAAGTTGAACAAGCGTGAGCGCAAAGAGGCAAGACAAAAGAAAAGCgggaagaaagaaaagaaagccCCGGAGAACGGTAGCACCGAGGAGGAGGAAGCAAGCGCAGGCAAACGAAAGGACAAGAAAAGGAAGAGGATTTCTGAGGAAGATGGGGAGCAAAAAGGCCACGATGCTGGAGGAGAGGTGACCACCAAGAAACGGAAGACCAGTAAAAAGGACAGTTCCGAAG ATGACCAAAACACAGAGGCGgctgaggaggaggcagagggtgCTGCAGGAGAAGCAAGTTCCAAAG GCAAGTTCAATTGGAAAGGAACGATAAAGGCAGTCTTAAAACAATCTCCTGAAGAAGGACTTGCGGTGAAAAAACTCAGGAAGAAG GTTTTGTCAGCTTACTACTCATTCAGCGGAGAGGGGAATTTCAAATCAGAAGAGGAGCTGCTCGCACTCTTCAACAAGAAGATTAAAGGCAACCCCAAGTTTAGAGAATTAAAAGACAAAGTTAGACTTGTGAAGTAG